In the Magnolia sinica isolate HGM2019 chromosome 15, MsV1, whole genome shotgun sequence genome, one interval contains:
- the LOC131227432 gene encoding proteasome subunit alpha type-6-like, translating to MSRGTGAGYDRHITIFSPEGRLYQVEYAFKAVKASSITSIGVRGKDSVCVVTQKKVPDKLLDQTSVTHLFPITKYLGLLATGMTADASSLVQQARKEAADFRFKWGYEMPVDVLAKWIADKSQIYTQHAYMRPLGVAAMVLGIDEESGPQLFKCDPAGHYFGHKATSAGLKEQEAINFLEKKMKNDPAFSYEETVQTAISALQSVLQEDFKASEIEVGVVRTEHPVFRLLSMEEIDEHLTAISERD from the exons AATATGCATTTAAGGCGGTGAAAGCATCTTCAATCACATCAATTGGTGTCCGAGGGAAGGATTCCGTCTGTGTAGTTACACAGAAAAAAGTCCCA GACAAGCTTTTGGATCAGACGAGTGTCACGCATCTTTTTCCCATTACAAAGTACCTTGGATTGTTAGCTACGGGCATGACAG CTGATGCAAGTTCATTGGTCCAGCAAGCCAGGAAAGAAGCTGCTGATTTTCGTTTCAAATGGGGGTATGAGATGCCTGTGGATGTATTGGCCAAGTG GATAGCTGACAAGTCTCAGATCTATACCCAGCATGCCTATATGAGACCTCTTGGAGTAG CTGCTATGGTGTTGGGTATTGATGAAGAAAGCGGGCCTCAACTCTTCAAGTGCGACCCTGCTGGCCATTATTTTGGTCATAAG GCTACAAGTGCAGGTCTGAAAGAGCAAGAAGCAATCAATTTCttggagaagaaaatgaaaaatgatcCAGCATTCTCATATGAGGAGACAGTACAG ACAGCGATATCCGCCCTGCAATCAGTTCTACAAGAGGATTTCAAGGCCAGTGAAATTGAG GTGGGAGTGGTGAGAACAGAGCATCCTGTCTTCAGGTTGCTGTCAATGGAGGAGATTGATGAACACTTGACGGCCATAAGTGAGCGTGACTGA